In the Chroococcidiopsis sp. SAG 2025 genome, one interval contains:
- a CDS encoding B12-binding domain-containing radical SAM protein: MRVLLLYPLFPKSFWSFDKAIELIGRKVAMPPLGLITVAAILPQEWEFRLVDRSVRSETKADWEWADLVIISGMIVQKPDMLHLIREAKRHGKLVAVGGPYVTSVPEAAKAAGADFLVLDEGEITLPMLVEALARGETSGTIRSNGEKPDVTTTPIPRYDLLDLSAYADMSVQFSRGCPFQCEFCDIIVLYGRKPRTKSPQQLLAELQTLYDLGWRRSIFMVDDNFIGNKRNVKLLLKELGPWMAEKGYPFSFSTEASVDLAQDEELLDLMIAANFNAVFLGIETPDTDSLALTQKFQNTRNSLIESVQKINQVGLRVMAGFIMGFDGEKPGAGDRIIDFVEATAIPQALFSMLQALPNTALWHRLQKEGRLLEGRGVANIHQTTLINFIPTRPVEDIAHEYVRCFWELYEPSRYLARVYRHFRLMKPKTLKKKLRMPGLIEIRAILTICWRQGIKRNTRWQFWRQLFSMLRHNPSVFESYIINCAHLEHFVDYRQIVRDQIESQLAELAALEATMQPQKAA, from the coding sequence ATGCGAGTTTTACTCCTATATCCTCTTTTTCCCAAATCATTTTGGTCTTTTGACAAAGCGATCGAACTAATTGGTCGTAAAGTAGCAATGCCCCCACTGGGGCTAATTACAGTTGCTGCAATTCTGCCCCAAGAGTGGGAATTTCGTCTAGTAGATCGCAGCGTAAGGTCTGAAACAAAAGCAGACTGGGAATGGGCAGATTTGGTCATCATCTCAGGGATGATCGTCCAGAAACCAGATATGCTGCATCTAATTAGAGAAGCAAAGCGACATGGAAAATTAGTCGCCGTTGGTGGTCCCTACGTCACCTCCGTACCGGAAGCAGCCAAGGCAGCTGGGGCAGACTTTTTAGTATTGGATGAGGGTGAAATTACCTTACCGATGCTAGTAGAAGCATTGGCAAGAGGGGAGACTTCTGGGACTATTCGCTCTAACGGTGAAAAGCCCGATGTCACGACAACACCGATTCCCAGGTACGATCTGCTAGATTTAAGTGCCTACGCTGATATGTCAGTGCAATTTTCGCGAGGCTGTCCCTTCCAGTGCGAATTCTGCGACATTATCGTGTTGTACGGACGTAAACCACGTACTAAATCTCCGCAACAATTATTGGCAGAATTGCAAACTCTGTACGATTTAGGCTGGCGGCGATCGATTTTTATGGTGGATGACAACTTCATCGGTAACAAACGCAACGTCAAGCTGTTGCTAAAAGAACTCGGTCCTTGGATGGCAGAAAAAGGATATCCTTTTAGCTTTTCTACTGAAGCATCGGTAGATTTAGCCCAAGATGAAGAACTTTTAGATTTGATGATTGCGGCTAACTTTAATGCAGTGTTTTTGGGAATTGAAACACCAGACACCGATAGCTTAGCACTGACACAAAAATTCCAAAATACTCGTAATTCCCTGATTGAATCAGTACAAAAAATCAATCAGGTAGGATTGAGAGTCATGGCTGGTTTTATTATGGGCTTTGATGGCGAAAAACCTGGAGCAGGCGATCGCATTATCGATTTTGTGGAAGCAACTGCAATTCCTCAAGCTTTATTCAGTATGCTGCAAGCTTTGCCAAATACAGCTTTATGGCATCGTCTCCAAAAAGAAGGGCGTTTGCTTGAAGGTAGGGGAGTAGCCAATATTCACCAAACAACCTTGATCAACTTCATTCCTACCCGTCCTGTAGAAGACATTGCCCACGAGTATGTTAGATGTTTCTGGGAACTGTACGAACCCAGTCGCTACTTAGCTAGAGTTTACCGCCACTTCCGGCTCATGAAACCGAAAACTCTGAAGAAAAAGCTTCGGATGCCAGGTTTGATTGAAATACGCGCCATATTAACTATCTGCTGGCGACAGGGAATTAAGCGAAATACGCGCTGGCAATTTTGGCGGCAATTATTTTCGATGTTGCGGCATAATCCTAGCGTGTTTGAATCATATATCATCAACTGCGCCCACCTAGAACACTTCGTTGATTATCGCCAAATCGTCCGCGATCAAATTGAGTCACAACTAGCAGAACTCGCAGCCTTAGAAGCTACCATGCAACCCCAAAAAGCAGCATAG
- a CDS encoding amidohydrolase family protein → MYQGLPVIDADAHKLENPLVMRDYLEPKYRDRVGMVIDSLGDQRARVVDFNPATGKNDLTRMFPQPQGMGKGGFRNLHPTTTLGATFNRLRIEDMDREGVDVHVIFGTFNLTFSSILDKDLAIALCRAYNDYIAEDCRPYSDRLKPIGVIPLQDVDAAVAEMRRCVNELGMIGVAVAPNMPIPHPKAPQAFPDIRSCKPISHPDFRPILQAAVDLDIALGIHGGPGSYMMGGISDYMETFVLTHIFVQRNQQQHALARMVFDGAFEQFPTLRVGFLEGGCGWLPDLAHSFHEHWEKRIRDFDPKNPYRPSMMDVTKLMLQERKGRDRANIINMTKNLFDLLWNAEHDPTKIDDVSLYEHYDLRHRDPMEYFERGQIFTSFESDDPAPAYLPVAMGEIGKHLACFSGDYGHWDGVLENCVKDAAGVTDYDREHLGLLLGGNALDLYGDRLRRSLPSYLTEQTAASVT, encoded by the coding sequence ATGTATCAAGGTTTACCAGTTATTGATGCAGATGCCCACAAGCTTGAAAATCCCTTAGTTATGCGGGATTATCTAGAGCCAAAGTATCGCGATCGCGTGGGGATGGTAATCGATAGTCTGGGCGATCAGCGGGCGCGGGTAGTAGATTTTAACCCCGCTACAGGTAAAAACGATCTGACACGGATGTTTCCCCAGCCTCAAGGCATGGGAAAAGGTGGATTTCGTAACTTACACCCGACAACAACTTTGGGCGCAACATTCAACCGCCTGCGGATCGAAGATATGGATCGGGAAGGGGTAGACGTACACGTAATTTTCGGTACGTTCAACCTGACATTTTCTAGCATTTTAGATAAAGACTTAGCGATCGCCCTGTGTCGGGCTTATAACGACTATATTGCCGAAGATTGTCGTCCTTATAGCGATCGTCTCAAACCAATTGGTGTCATACCTCTACAAGATGTCGATGCGGCTGTCGCCGAAATGCGTCGCTGCGTCAACGAACTGGGAATGATTGGCGTTGCTGTCGCCCCAAATATGCCCATTCCTCATCCGAAAGCGCCCCAAGCTTTCCCCGATATCCGCAGTTGTAAGCCAATCAGCCACCCCGATTTCAGACCAATTCTACAAGCAGCAGTAGATTTAGATATTGCACTGGGAATTCACGGTGGTCCAGGTTCTTACATGATGGGCGGAATTTCTGACTACATGGAAACTTTTGTCCTGACTCACATCTTCGTCCAACGCAACCAACAGCAGCACGCTTTGGCGCGGATGGTATTTGACGGGGCATTTGAACAGTTTCCCACCTTGCGGGTTGGCTTTTTAGAAGGCGGTTGTGGCTGGCTACCGGATCTCGCCCATTCTTTCCACGAACATTGGGAAAAACGCATCCGCGATTTCGATCCCAAAAATCCTTATCGTCCTTCGATGATGGATGTCACGAAATTGATGCTGCAAGAACGCAAAGGACGCGATCGCGCTAACATCATCAACATGACCAAGAATCTCTTCGATCTGTTGTGGAATGCCGAACACGATCCTACCAAAATCGATGATGTGAGTCTTTACGAGCATTATGACCTGCGCCATCGCGACCCGATGGAATATTTTGAACGGGGACAAATCTTTACTTCCTTTGAATCCGACGACCCCGCACCCGCCTACTTACCCGTAGCAATGGGTGAGATTGGCAAGCACCTGGCTTGCTTCTCTGGAGACTACGGACACTGGGATGGTGTATTGGAAAACTGCGTCAAAGATGCCGCGGGAGTCACTGACTACGATCGCGAACATTTAGGGTTATTGCTAGGAGGTAATGCCTTAGACTTATATGGCGATCGCCTGCGTCGTTCTCTCCCCAGCTACTTGACAGAACAGACAGCCGCCAGCGTCACCTAA
- a CDS encoding DUF962 domain-containing protein has translation MSYFQEAKAYFIASHQNPINIFLHHLTVLLAISAVVLLFYDWRWTLVCLVLTQVFAIGGHALFEKNKPAFVKYRSGIMIPVSISWSFENLFGLRQLWSYFQSRNRKNLEKTPS, from the coding sequence TTGAGTTACTTCCAAGAAGCTAAAGCATATTTCATAGCAAGTCATCAGAACCCGATCAACATATTTTTACATCATTTAACAGTCTTGCTGGCGATATCGGCGGTTGTATTGCTGTTCTACGATTGGCGATGGACATTAGTTTGTCTGGTACTGACACAAGTATTCGCGATCGGCGGACACGCATTATTCGAGAAGAACAAACCGGCTTTTGTCAAGTACCGCAGTGGAATTATGATTCCCGTTTCAATTTCTTGGTCGTTCGAGAATTTATTTGGCTTGCGTCAACTTTGGAGCTACTTTCAAAGCAGAAATCGCAAGAATCTCGAAAAAACGCCAAGCTGA
- a CDS encoding adenosine-specific kinase, translating to MELKSVSMEIPEGSNIIIGHSHFIKTVEDLYEIIVGISAQAKFGIAFSEASGPCLIRTAGNDKELQDIATKNAQAIAAGHSFVILMKQAYPINFLNAIKQCQEVCNIHCATANPVEVILAETQQGRGFLGVVDGFSPKGVENAEDVQARQKFLRQIGYKL from the coding sequence ATGGAACTCAAATCTGTATCAATGGAAATTCCTGAAGGTAGTAATATTATCATCGGTCACAGTCACTTTATTAAAACTGTAGAAGACTTATACGAGATTATCGTCGGGATCTCTGCCCAAGCAAAATTTGGTATCGCTTTCTCTGAGGCTTCTGGTCCCTGTTTGATCCGCACTGCCGGAAATGACAAAGAACTACAAGATATAGCTACTAAGAACGCTCAGGCGATCGCGGCAGGACACAGTTTCGTGATTCTGATGAAACAAGCCTACCCGATTAACTTTCTCAATGCAATCAAACAATGCCAGGAAGTCTGCAATATCCATTGCGCGACAGCAAATCCAGTAGAAGTCATCCTAGCAGAAACTCAACAAGGACGAGGATTCTTGGGTGTTGTAGACGGATTTTCCCCCAAAGGTGTAGAAAATGCTGAGGACGTACAAGCACGACAAAAGTTTTTACGCCAAATTGGATATAAGCTTTGA